The Calditrichia bacterium genomic interval CGACGGCGGCGGCGTTTGTTTATGGTGCGCTGGCGGTCGGAAATCCTGCTGCAGGAATTTTTCCGGCAATTCTGGCATTCCTGTTTCATTTCGCCCGGGAAATTATCAAAGATATGGAAGATGTGGCGGGTGATCAGATAAACGGTGCTGACACACTGCCCATCCGCTATGGTATGCGTCCGGCGATCCGGCTGGTGTGGGCCATTTTTGCGGCGCTGCTCATTGCGACAATCATCCCCTTTTCGCTGGGCGATTACGGGCGAATATATTTTTCGATAGTGGTCATCGGCGTTTGGCCGGTAATCGCGTTTGTATCCGTTCGCATTTTTCAGACAACGCAACCCGATGTTTTAAATAAACTTAGCAACTTGCTCAAACTGGATATGCTCATCGGTTTGATCGCACTTTTTTTTCGATAGCCCGCCAAATTTTTCCAGCGAAATTTCACTATCCGCAAAAATTTTCAGATCACAAAAATTAAACTTTTGATATTTCAAGTTCTTTTTTGTAATTTCTCAGCGATTAAAAAAGCGATATCCCGCCACGCGTTTGGCTGTTATCAAACGCAATTTTTTTACGGGAATTATCCGGATTTACAGTATAAAGGAGATGAAATTGGACATTTTTGACAAATGTTTGGAATTTACCAAAGCAACCGAATACCGTGACAAAGGGCTGTATCCCTACTTTATCCCGATTGCCGACAACCACGGTCCACGTGTGAACATGAACGGCAAAGAAATGCTCATGATCGGATCGAACAACTACCTCGGACTCACCAAAGATCCCCGCGTGGAAGAAGCCGCCATCAAAGCGATCGAAAAATACGGCACCAGTTGCTCCGGCTCTCGCTTTTTGAACGGGACGCTGGAATTGCACGTTGAAGCGGAACACAAGCTGGCAAAATTTATCGGCAAAGAATCGGCGTTGATGTTCACCACTGGCTACCTCACCAATTTCGGTTCCGTGTCAACATTGCTGGATCGCAAAAGTGTGATCATTTCGGATCGCACCAACCACGCCTGCATCAACGACGGCATTTTACTGGCGAAAGGCACATTCCCGAGCATCACGCTGAAACGATATCAGCACAACGATATGGATGATCTGGAGCGCGTCATCAGCA includes:
- a CDS encoding geranylgeranylglycerol-phosphate geranylgeranyltransferase yields the protein MRTSTAAFQLTRPLNVAIAMLSVLIAVMITRVDFHWLPVVLACLSAGLIMAGGNTINDYFDIDIDRINKPQRPLPSGSITSNAARLLAYLEFIAGNFLAVFISDAAFLMALFFTALIYWYSARLKRIALWGNLAVSLSTAAAFVYGALAVGNPAAGIFPAILAFLFHFAREIIKDMEDVAGDQINGADTLPIRYGMRPAIRLVWAIFAALLIATIIPFSLGDYGRIYFSIVVIGVWPVIAFVSVRIFQTTQPDVLNKLSNLLKLDMLIGLIALFFR